In one window of Pirellulales bacterium DNA:
- a CDS encoding cellulase family glycosylhydrolase → MKNCILAVVLVSIAWCCAIADDAPSGRWSEQRANEWFAKQPWLVGCNYIPSSAINQLEMWQVETFDLKTIDRELGWAESLGFTSIRVFLHHLPWEQDSLGFLQRIEQFLAVADKHKIGVMLVVFDAVWDPNPKPGKQHAPRPHVHNSGWVQSPGADVLSDPVKLDALKPYVQGVVGEFKDDRRVQVWDLFNEPDNPNTNSYGKQELPNKAEAARQLLEKTFAWAREVRPSQPLTSGIWRDFGGFRESPPIFQSMLTNSDVISFHNYSRVENVKQEVEAIKQKFNRPVICTEYMARPLGSTFDPVLGYLKSQRIGAYCWGFVDGKSQTIYPWETWANTYTAKPETWFHDIFHHDGTPYSSKEVEYIRRTTGQSL, encoded by the coding sequence ATGAAAAACTGCATTCTGGCAGTCGTGCTTGTTTCGATCGCTTGGTGCTGCGCCATCGCCGACGATGCTCCATCGGGCCGCTGGTCCGAACAGAGGGCCAACGAATGGTTCGCCAAACAACCCTGGCTCGTCGGCTGCAACTATATACCGAGCAGCGCGATCAATCAGCTCGAAATGTGGCAGGTCGAGACGTTTGATTTGAAAACAATCGACCGTGAACTGGGTTGGGCCGAATCGTTGGGGTTTACCAGCATTCGGGTATTTCTGCATCACTTGCCGTGGGAACAAGATTCCCTGGGGTTCTTACAGCGCATCGAGCAGTTTCTCGCAGTTGCCGACAAGCACAAGATCGGCGTGATGTTGGTCGTGTTCGATGCGGTGTGGGATCCAAATCCGAAGCCTGGCAAACAACACGCGCCGCGGCCGCACGTGCACAATTCGGGCTGGGTGCAAAGTCCGGGAGCAGATGTTTTGAGTGATCCGGTAAAGCTCGACGCGCTCAAGCCTTATGTGCAGGGTGTGGTCGGTGAGTTCAAAGATGATCGCCGTGTGCAAGTCTGGGATCTGTTTAATGAGCCCGACAATCCCAACACAAATTCTTACGGGAAGCAGGAACTACCCAACAAAGCCGAAGCCGCCCGGCAATTGCTTGAAAAGACCTTCGCCTGGGCCCGCGAAGTTCGTCCTTCACAGCCACTAACTTCGGGCATCTGGCGCGATTTTGGCGGCTTCAGGGAAAGCCCGCCCATTTTCCAGTCGATGCTAACCAACTCCGATGTGATCAGTTTTCACAATTATAGTCGTGTGGAAAACGTGAAGCAGGAGGTCGAAGCGATCAAGCAAAAATTCAATCGCCCGGTGATTTGCACCGAATACATGGCCCGGCCTCTCGGTAGCACTTTCGACCCCGTGCTCGGCTACCTCAAATCGCAGCGCATCGGTGCTTATTGCTGGGGTTTCGTCGATGGGAAATCGCAAACGATCTACCCGTGGGAGACTTGGGCGAACACGTACACCGCGAAGCCGGAGACGTGGTTCCACGATATTTTTCACCACGATGGAACGCCGTACTCGAGCAAAGAGGTTGAATATATTCGCCGTACAACTGGCCAATCTTTGTAG
- a CDS encoding protein kinase: MPVSVAEFWKLLIESRLATVEQLRPIKEKFATVKGAETQGNSLTLSEWLVANGVVSRYQAKVLMAGRPGPFRFGEYVVYDRHGGPFKGAFKAIHPATRQQVVLSFFTGAATQNPHMWSIIVQQMAVLSRAVHPNICRVFQLCDTGSYKFAVVEYLRGQSVDAQLAGGGMNWPVACRIVRQVALGLIKLLEVGQLHGEVRPANIWLDRQENAKLLLPPLARDPLALPRPINIASTDPNRIAIIADFLAPELVRDGQAPSASTDIYALGCMLFQLIAGCPPFSRGDVATKLRSHVAEAFPSLESLRVPPLVSHVLASMTAKNPVLRFQHPQLVVDALAGILEQFEPAQLAWPASPVAPTQEKYDVWLGQQPIVPTLPQVESPPISIDVAPSPIDPAEMPLIHEPVVQTSAAAPIAAASITLPQSDFLAVMATSAAPPSEPAFEFDLADHPASGSATAMDLAFPLSVEGADSAANVSQRVVEKRKQQRRRLLKFVGGMIALGLAAGTVFFISTQVSNSDPKSESLPTAATPPSDDLSAIKDDSLDGQSDNAARHVGASGAQSDEIAIVADDGATLWESPTHGSPPKLEYIAPAAQSLLFVRPSELLKHPEGEKLLTALGPRGEAARKELESVVGPLGEIERLTIAWVDPLTADSTGAGGWPLVPMFVVRFAKPHRDLLTAKWGNPQGVDEAGEKVYPTPIGSAFFPAKFEQKTLVVGPAAQIKDVIKLNGSTSPVRLELAKLLTGTDEQRLATLLVVPEVAFGSQSTFLSGELQSLARPAHEFVGVDSRGANLSLHFAGDNLFLELRVLNAAGTAANVAADRIRARTANLPEAIERLIAGLQPHPYGAYVLMRFPQMIELLKEFTRVGIDDGETVLRCYLPAAAAHNLALGAELAFAEASEPAAVNRAANSASGGSTPPSQSVAERLKRKTSLNFARDTLEKALVMLADDVEVKIEILGGDLQLEGITKNQSFGLSEQDKPADEILRNIMLKANPDGKLVYVIKPKVPGGEEMLFITTRSAVAKRGDKLPAELALPEK, encoded by the coding sequence ATGCCCGTCTCGGTTGCCGAATTCTGGAAGTTACTCATCGAAAGCCGGCTGGCGACGGTCGAGCAATTGCGTCCGATTAAAGAAAAGTTCGCGACGGTGAAAGGAGCCGAGACACAGGGCAATTCGCTGACGCTTTCGGAGTGGCTAGTGGCCAACGGGGTTGTCAGTCGTTATCAGGCAAAAGTGCTGATGGCCGGTCGGCCGGGGCCGTTTCGTTTTGGCGAATACGTGGTCTACGATCGCCACGGCGGGCCGTTCAAAGGGGCGTTCAAAGCAATTCATCCCGCGACGCGACAACAAGTGGTCCTGTCGTTCTTTACCGGCGCGGCCACTCAGAATCCGCACATGTGGTCCATCATCGTGCAGCAAATGGCGGTCCTGTCGCGCGCGGTTCATCCAAATATCTGCCGCGTGTTTCAACTGTGCGACACCGGCTCGTACAAATTTGCCGTCGTGGAATACCTGCGCGGCCAAAGTGTCGACGCACAGTTGGCTGGCGGTGGAATGAACTGGCCCGTGGCATGCCGAATTGTTCGACAAGTAGCCCTCGGCCTGATAAAACTGCTCGAAGTGGGCCAACTGCATGGCGAAGTACGTCCGGCGAATATCTGGCTTGACCGCCAAGAAAACGCAAAGCTTTTGCTGCCGCCACTGGCGCGCGATCCGTTGGCACTGCCTAGGCCAATCAACATTGCATCCACCGATCCAAATCGAATTGCTATCATCGCAGATTTTCTTGCGCCTGAATTGGTGCGGGACGGCCAAGCCCCAAGCGCCTCGACCGACATTTATGCGCTCGGTTGTATGCTGTTTCAATTGATCGCCGGCTGTCCTCCCTTCTCCAGGGGCGATGTCGCAACAAAACTGCGGAGCCATGTCGCCGAGGCATTCCCGTCGCTCGAATCGCTCAGAGTGCCACCGCTCGTGTCGCACGTGCTGGCATCGATGACAGCGAAGAATCCGGTTTTGCGCTTTCAGCATCCGCAACTTGTCGTCGACGCGCTCGCGGGAATTCTAGAGCAGTTCGAGCCGGCCCAATTGGCGTGGCCTGCTTCGCCAGTTGCGCCGACGCAGGAAAAATATGATGTTTGGCTCGGACAGCAGCCGATCGTACCTACCTTGCCGCAGGTGGAATCGCCGCCGATCTCGATCGATGTTGCTCCATCGCCGATCGACCCGGCGGAAATGCCGTTGATTCACGAGCCGGTGGTTCAAACGTCTGCCGCCGCGCCAATCGCTGCGGCGTCGATCACCTTGCCCCAGTCTGATTTCCTGGCCGTCATGGCCACCAGCGCTGCGCCGCCGTCCGAACCAGCGTTTGAATTTGACCTTGCCGATCACCCTGCCAGCGGATCTGCGACAGCGATGGATTTAGCTTTTCCGCTTTCCGTCGAAGGCGCAGATTCGGCAGCAAATGTGTCGCAGCGAGTCGTCGAGAAGCGTAAGCAACAGCGTCGAAGGTTGCTGAAATTTGTCGGCGGAATGATCGCGTTAGGCCTCGCCGCTGGAACAGTTTTTTTCATATCGACGCAAGTGAGCAATTCAGACCCAAAAAGTGAAAGCCTTCCAACAGCGGCAACTCCGCCGTCCGACGATTTATCGGCGATCAAAGACGATTCGCTCGACGGCCAAAGCGACAACGCTGCTCGGCATGTCGGTGCATCAGGTGCCCAGAGCGACGAAATCGCCATCGTCGCCGACGACGGTGCTACGCTTTGGGAATCTCCCACTCACGGATCGCCGCCGAAGCTTGAGTATATCGCCCCTGCTGCGCAATCGCTGCTATTCGTGCGGCCCTCCGAATTGCTGAAGCACCCCGAAGGCGAAAAGCTGCTGACCGCGCTAGGACCGCGCGGAGAAGCAGCGCGAAAAGAACTTGAATCAGTAGTCGGTCCGCTTGGCGAGATCGAACGTTTGACGATCGCGTGGGTCGATCCGCTGACGGCCGATTCGACCGGCGCTGGCGGTTGGCCACTCGTGCCGATGTTTGTCGTTCGATTTGCCAAGCCGCATCGCGACTTGCTGACAGCGAAATGGGGCAACCCACAAGGGGTCGACGAAGCTGGCGAGAAGGTTTATCCAACGCCAATCGGTTCGGCTTTTTTCCCGGCGAAATTTGAACAGAAGACGCTTGTCGTCGGCCCGGCTGCCCAGATTAAAGACGTCATCAAGTTGAACGGTTCTACGTCGCCGGTTCGCTTGGAACTGGCAAAGTTGCTGACAGGAACCGACGAGCAGCGGTTGGCGACGCTGTTGGTCGTTCCGGAGGTCGCTTTCGGTTCGCAGTCCACGTTTCTCAGCGGCGAATTGCAAAGTCTTGCCCGGCCGGCTCACGAGTTCGTCGGCGTCGACAGCCGCGGAGCGAATCTCAGCTTGCATTTCGCCGGCGACAATTTGTTTCTTGAATTGCGGGTGCTAAACGCGGCCGGCACCGCCGCAAATGTTGCCGCGGATCGCATCAGAGCGCGGACGGCAAACCTGCCCGAAGCGATCGAGCGATTGATCGCCGGACTGCAACCCCATCCCTATGGTGCTTATGTTCTCATGCGATTTCCGCAAATGATTGAACTACTCAAGGAATTCACTCGGGTCGGCATCGACGACGGTGAAACGGTCTTGCGCTGCTATCTGCCCGCTGCTGCTGCCCATAATTTGGCGTTAGGTGCAGAATTGGCCTTCGCCGAAGCAAGCGAGCCGGCAGCCGTCAACCGTGCCGCCAACTCAGCCAGCGGCGGCTCGACCCCACCTTCGCAGTCGGTTGCCGAGCGACTGAAACGTAAAACCTCGCTCAATTTTGCCCGCGATACTCTGGAAAAGGCCTTGGTAATGCTAGCCGACGATGTGGAGGTGAAAATTGAAATCCTCGGTGGAGATTTGCAACTGGAAGGGATTACGAAGAACCAATCGTTCGGCCTGAGCGAGCAAGACAAGCCGGCCGACGAAATCCTGCGAAACATCATGCTGAAAGCGAATCCAGACGGTAAACTGGTATATGTCATTAAGCCCAAGGTGCCTGGGGGTGAGGAAATGCTCTTCATCACCACCCGTTCCGCAGTGGCCAAGCGAGGTGACAAACTACCGGCGGAACTCGCGTTACCGGAAAAATGA
- a CDS encoding VWA domain-containing protein, which translates to MSRTHYKLLIFTLAVFAAVPLPIASSCLAVAAPPTAKPKVETSVFDAYTSDKGSYFAISLTPSAKLPRSGTAEVVVLMDTSASQVGPYREKAIESLQGLLTMMGDKDRVNLMAVDLNAVPMSNGFVAPNGPEMKAALEKLHRRVPLGSTDMEAALEAGHNAFQDQADQAATPRTVVYIGDGMSNANLTGSDAVGLINNFIKGHISISSFAVGPAINTVILAALANQTGGVVIVDGDRLEGADIGSQLAQASHGPVIWPTGRNLPETFGEVYPSKTPPLRLDRDAVLIGKGVVEGAFEVAIFGESAGKPVELNWKVAAKMADDENAYLALLVEAAKADGGYSLPTLGREGLLEAKRVLDENANALAQLSRQAAAAGDKHQAKRLADESLRRDPNNSNALILKGALDDEKVIPAQADISPPQSGIESTSAASADQSEGDLLKEFEQQQRVQAQKIMTEATVEMNHLRSRMPDDPAGVLNDLKILLDNLRNAPPLGSDERADLLDRVTVMIDQARQRRDAKEVADAEREKNLAAARDLMRLTDNLTRKDDRITGLVERFNSLMEQGYRDFDQLTNPSFRAAHDEAA; encoded by the coding sequence ATGTCACGGACCCATTACAAGTTGTTAATCTTCACGCTGGCGGTATTTGCGGCGGTGCCATTGCCGATCGCCAGTTCTTGCTTGGCCGTGGCCGCACCGCCAACAGCTAAACCGAAGGTCGAAACTTCTGTCTTCGATGCGTATACGAGCGACAAGGGGTCGTATTTTGCGATCAGTCTTACGCCCAGTGCAAAACTGCCGCGCTCCGGCACCGCTGAAGTCGTTGTACTCATGGATACTTCCGCCAGCCAAGTCGGGCCGTATCGCGAAAAAGCCATCGAGTCGCTCCAGGGGTTGCTCACGATGATGGGAGACAAAGATCGCGTGAACTTGATGGCGGTCGATTTGAATGCGGTTCCGATGAGCAATGGATTTGTAGCGCCCAATGGCCCTGAGATGAAGGCAGCCTTAGAGAAGCTTCATCGCCGCGTACCGCTGGGCTCGACCGACATGGAAGCCGCACTTGAAGCCGGTCATAATGCGTTCCAGGATCAAGCGGATCAAGCTGCCACGCCGCGAACGGTGGTGTATATCGGCGATGGCATGAGCAATGCCAACCTCACGGGTAGCGATGCGGTCGGACTGATCAATAACTTCATTAAGGGCCACATTTCGATCAGCAGCTTCGCGGTTGGGCCGGCAATCAACACGGTCATATTGGCAGCGCTGGCCAATCAAACCGGCGGCGTTGTGATCGTCGATGGAGATCGTCTCGAAGGAGCTGATATAGGCTCGCAGTTGGCTCAGGCTTCGCATGGCCCGGTCATCTGGCCAACCGGCCGCAACTTGCCCGAAACATTCGGGGAGGTGTATCCATCGAAGACACCACCATTGCGACTCGATCGTGACGCGGTTTTAATCGGCAAAGGGGTGGTCGAAGGCGCATTTGAAGTTGCGATTTTCGGCGAGTCCGCGGGCAAGCCAGTCGAATTGAATTGGAAAGTCGCGGCGAAAATGGCCGACGACGAAAACGCGTATTTGGCGCTGCTCGTCGAGGCCGCCAAGGCCGATGGCGGATACAGCCTGCCGACCCTTGGTCGCGAAGGGTTGCTGGAAGCAAAGCGAGTGCTCGACGAAAATGCCAACGCGCTCGCTCAATTGAGCCGCCAAGCCGCGGCTGCAGGAGACAAGCACCAGGCGAAGCGACTGGCTGATGAATCGCTGCGTCGAGATCCCAACAACTCCAATGCCCTGATTTTGAAGGGCGCGCTCGACGACGAAAAGGTGATACCGGCACAGGCAGATATTTCACCGCCTCAATCCGGCATTGAAAGCACCAGTGCTGCTTCGGCCGATCAGAGCGAAGGAGACCTGCTCAAGGAATTCGAGCAGCAGCAGCGCGTGCAAGCGCAAAAAATCATGACCGAAGCAACCGTCGAGATGAACCACTTGCGCAGCAGAATGCCCGACGATCCGGCTGGCGTGCTGAACGATCTGAAGATCCTGCTGGACAATCTCCGCAACGCTCCGCCGCTGGGCAGCGACGAGCGGGCCGATTTGCTCGACCGCGTAACCGTGATGATCGATCAGGCGCGGCAACGGCGCGATGCCAAGGAAGTCGCCGACGCCGAACGCGAAAAGAACCTTGCCGCGGCCCGCGACTTGATGCGGCTGACCGACAATCTGACCCGCAAAGACGACCGCATCACCGGGCTGGTCGAGCGGTTCAATTCGTTGATGGAGCAAGGCTACCGCGATTTCGATCAGCTCACCAATCCCTCGTTCCGCGCAGCCCACGACGAGGCCGCCG
- the aroF gene encoding 3-deoxy-7-phosphoheptulonate synthase, whose translation MIVVMKPTATEVDVEHIVGRVHKLGLKPHVIKGTERTVIAVVGDDRKTFKDQFESGPGVAEVVPILAPYKMASREMYPEPTTIKAGSLTVGDNSIGMIAGPCSVESEEQILITAKAVKAAGATALRGGAFKPRTSPYSFQGMKEEGLKLLAMARETTGLAIVTEVVATEDVELVARYADVLQIGARNMQNYRLLEAVGKTDRAVLLKRGPSATIDELLLAAEYILDAGNPSVMLCERGIRTFETHTRFTLPLATVVYLHGKTHLPVIVDPSHGTGHTWLVPQMCAASIAAGADGLIVEVHPCPEQAMSDGGQSMNLQQFRDTMATCRKVAEALGRRLGAKI comes from the coding sequence ATGATCGTCGTCATGAAACCCACTGCTACCGAGGTCGATGTCGAACACATTGTTGGCCGCGTCCACAAGCTCGGCCTCAAGCCGCACGTCATCAAAGGAACCGAACGCACCGTGATCGCGGTGGTCGGCGACGACCGAAAAACTTTCAAAGACCAGTTTGAAAGCGGTCCTGGCGTGGCGGAAGTCGTGCCGATTCTCGCGCCTTACAAAATGGCCAGCCGCGAAATGTACCCCGAGCCCACCACGATCAAAGCCGGCAGCCTCACCGTCGGTGATAATTCGATTGGAATGATCGCCGGTCCATGCTCGGTCGAAAGTGAAGAGCAAATTCTAATCACCGCCAAGGCCGTGAAAGCAGCCGGCGCGACTGCCCTGCGCGGCGGTGCATTCAAGCCGCGCACCAGCCCTTATAGCTTTCAGGGAATGAAAGAAGAAGGACTCAAGCTGCTGGCAATGGCCCGCGAAACGACCGGTTTGGCAATTGTCACCGAGGTCGTTGCGACCGAAGATGTCGAACTTGTCGCCCGTTATGCTGATGTGCTGCAAATCGGCGCTCGCAACATGCAAAACTACCGCTTACTCGAAGCAGTCGGAAAAACCGACCGCGCGGTACTTCTCAAGCGCGGGCCCAGCGCCACGATCGATGAACTGCTGCTAGCGGCCGAGTACATTCTCGATGCGGGCAATCCGAGCGTCATGCTCTGCGAACGCGGTATCCGCACGTTTGAAACCCACACTCGCTTTACACTGCCACTGGCCACGGTCGTCTATTTACATGGCAAAACCCATTTGCCGGTGATCGTCGATCCCAGTCACGGCACCGGCCACACTTGGCTGGTCCCCCAGATGTGCGCCGCCAGCATTGCCGCCGGCGCCGACGGCCTAATTGTCGAAGTTCATCCGTGTCCTGAACAAGCCATGTCCGACGGCGGACAATCGATGAACCTTCAGCAGTTCCGCGATACGATGGCCACTTGCCGCAAAGTGGCGGAAGCGCTGGGACGAAGGCTTGGAGCAAAAATCTGA
- a CDS encoding HD domain-containing protein, producing the protein MSVKLCSDQSNDNACGYSPSGQRLIVADKIRFSEIISALSVALDITQGHPQGHAMRTALIGMRLADELHLTTTDRSALFYALLLKDLGCSSNAAKIAYLFGADDRLVKRSARMIDWSKPSQSVRHCWSHCAPNGSTAQKLLRIAAIARLGAKGAKQIAEIRCERGAEITRMLRLPEATAQAIIDLDEHWNGRGNPHGLHHDEISLLGRICCLAQTVEVFFSAYGFESAIDVAQRRRGQWFDPRLVDALLAFRQESDFWSQLLSNDVIGELSRWEPDDAVLLADEPCLDLVAEAFARVVDAKSPWTYQHSTRVAEIAVGVAKQFGHFPELERDLRRAALLHDIGKLGISNTIWDKPTRPTPQEYDEIRKHPAYTQQILRQVEAFEMLAEVAGAHHERLDGRGYHRGLQGPKISWVVRVLTVADVYEALSAKRPYRDAMPWSQIYEMMNKDAHKGLDADCIEALARWHDRNELGPRVDAQLRELDRMLTAV; encoded by the coding sequence ATGTCGGTAAAATTGTGCAGCGATCAATCTAACGACAATGCTTGCGGTTATTCGCCGTCAGGACAGCGACTGATTGTCGCCGACAAAATTCGATTCTCCGAAATCATCTCTGCTCTTTCGGTGGCGCTCGACATTACGCAAGGCCACCCACAAGGCCACGCGATGCGCACGGCATTGATCGGTATGCGATTGGCCGACGAACTTCACCTGACGACGACCGACCGATCTGCTTTATTCTACGCATTGCTGCTCAAGGATCTCGGCTGCTCGAGCAACGCTGCAAAAATCGCCTATCTGTTTGGCGCCGACGATCGCTTGGTCAAGCGATCGGCGAGAATGATCGACTGGTCGAAGCCGAGCCAAAGTGTAAGGCACTGCTGGAGCCACTGCGCGCCGAACGGCTCGACCGCCCAAAAACTGCTGCGGATTGCGGCGATCGCCCGATTGGGCGCAAAAGGCGCTAAGCAAATTGCCGAAATCCGTTGCGAGCGAGGCGCCGAAATCACCCGCATGTTGCGTTTGCCGGAGGCCACGGCACAAGCCATCATCGATTTAGACGAGCATTGGAACGGCCGCGGAAATCCCCATGGCCTGCACCACGATGAGATTTCACTGCTCGGACGCATTTGCTGCCTAGCACAAACGGTCGAAGTCTTCTTTTCTGCGTATGGATTTGAATCGGCGATCGACGTCGCCCAGCGGCGTCGTGGTCAATGGTTCGACCCCAGACTCGTCGATGCGTTGCTGGCATTTAGGCAGGAATCCGATTTTTGGAGCCAACTGCTCAGCAACGACGTCATTGGCGAATTAAGCCGCTGGGAACCGGACGACGCCGTGCTATTGGCCGACGAGCCGTGCCTCGACCTCGTCGCTGAGGCATTTGCGAGAGTCGTCGATGCCAAATCGCCATGGACGTATCAACATTCGACTCGCGTCGCCGAAATTGCCGTTGGCGTCGCAAAACAGTTTGGCCACTTTCCCGAACTCGAACGCGATCTGCGTCGTGCAGCATTACTACACGATATTGGCAAATTGGGAATCTCAAACACAATCTGGGACAAGCCCACCCGCCCGACGCCACAGGAGTACGACGAAATTCGCAAGCACCCAGCATATACACAACAAATTCTCCGGCAGGTCGAAGCCTTCGAAATGCTGGCCGAAGTAGCCGGCGCGCATCACGAACGGCTCGACGGTCGCGGCTACCACCGTGGGCTGCAGGGCCCGAAAATTTCGTGGGTTGTGCGCGTGCTGACGGTCGCCGACGTTTACGAAGCACTCTCCGCAAAACGCCCCTACCGAGATGCCATGCCGTGGTCGCAAATATACGAGATGATGAACAAAGACGCCCACAAAGGGTTAGATGCCGACTGTATCGAAGCCCTGGCTCGATGGCACGACCGCAATGAATTAGGGCCGCGCGTCGACGCCCAACTGCGCGAACTCGACCGAATGCTAACGGCCGTTTGA
- a CDS encoding trypsin-like peptidase domain-containing protein encodes MSAAFGAIAAMIWCNTPNHGREAQAQEAFRVVNPNAVPGPTVRLVPGDRSQETEPVPRPIGPAHIPDGVDELTSEERINVAVYETCNRSVVNIKTEVAAASLFLVDMVQEGAGSGSVLDKQGHVLTNFHVVENAREIQVTLFDGKDYEARVVGRDATTDVCVLKIDAPADSLFPVRFGDSTKLKVGQRVFAIGNPFSFERTMTTGIVSSLNRTLPSRDSHRSIKSIIQIDAAINPGNSGGPLLDSHGRLIGMNTAIASKTGQSTGVGFAIPSSHIARVVPELIANGRVIRPDHGIHKVAETERGILIVSLVPGGPAEQAGLRGVKITKQRKRQGVFVYETTNVDRNAADMIVAVDEQPTTKADDFLSAVDSHRPGDEITVTVIRQGRQVQVRMRLAAGE; translated from the coding sequence ATGTCGGCGGCTTTTGGCGCGATCGCCGCCATGATCTGGTGCAATACGCCCAATCACGGCCGCGAGGCCCAGGCTCAAGAAGCGTTTCGGGTTGTCAATCCCAACGCAGTTCCCGGCCCAACTGTGCGGCTTGTACCGGGCGACCGCAGCCAAGAAACCGAACCGGTGCCGCGACCGATCGGTCCGGCCCATATACCCGATGGCGTGGACGAGCTGACGTCCGAAGAGCGGATCAACGTCGCGGTTTATGAAACGTGCAATCGCAGCGTCGTGAACATCAAGACCGAAGTCGCGGCGGCGTCATTGTTTCTGGTTGACATGGTGCAAGAAGGCGCTGGCTCCGGCTCGGTGCTCGACAAGCAAGGGCACGTTCTCACGAACTTTCACGTCGTCGAGAACGCTCGCGAAATTCAGGTCACGCTGTTCGACGGCAAAGACTACGAGGCCCGCGTCGTCGGTCGCGATGCGACGACCGACGTTTGCGTACTCAAGATCGATGCGCCAGCCGATTCACTCTTTCCGGTGCGGTTCGGCGACTCGACTAAATTAAAAGTCGGACAGCGCGTGTTTGCGATCGGTAATCCATTCAGCTTCGAGCGCACGATGACCACCGGAATTGTTTCGAGCCTCAACCGCACTTTGCCGTCGCGCGACTCGCATCGTTCGATCAAGTCGATCATCCAGATCGATGCCGCGATCAATCCCGGCAACTCTGGCGGCCCGCTACTCGATAGCCACGGCCGACTGATCGGGATGAACACCGCCATTGCCAGCAAGACTGGCCAAAGCACCGGTGTGGGGTTCGCGATTCCATCGAGCCATATCGCGCGAGTTGTGCCAGAGTTGATCGCCAACGGTCGCGTTATCCGCCCCGATCATGGTATTCACAAAGTCGCCGAAACCGAACGCGGAATACTGATTGTCTCGTTGGTTCCTGGCGGACCTGCCGAGCAAGCCGGCCTGCGCGGCGTGAAAATCACGAAGCAGCGCAAGCGGCAAGGTGTGTTCGTCTACGAAACCACGAACGTCGATCGCAATGCCGCCGACATGATCGTTGCCGTGGACGAACAGCCGACGACCAAGGCCGACGATTTTCTATCTGCGGTCGATAGCCACCGACCGGGCGATGAAATCACCGTGACGGTCATCCGCCAAGGGAGACAGGTCCAGGTGAGAATGCGACTGGCGGCAGGGGAATAA
- a CDS encoding dipeptide epimerase gives MKLLVHEIQLPLRHTFTITHGSTNVQHNLIVELREGDISGYGEAATVNDYYAVTSDSMKQALDAVRSTVENDELDDPTKLWDRTFPKLKNNRFALCALDEAAHDLWGKIRGAPVWKLWGLSIDNIPMSDYTIGIDSIDKMVEKLREFDGWPIYKIKLGTDHDLEIVRTLRKHSDAVFRVDANTGWTADQTIEYSQELKKLGVEFIEQPLPADRWDDHKRVFRESALPIIADESCIIEEDVDRCVGYFHGINVKLTKAGGMTPAKRMIEKARQNNLQVMIGCMTESSVGISAIAQLLPLLDYVDMDGIILIAKDVATGVKLHKGRPMMPSVNGNGVTWLGSMSEFREG, from the coding sequence GTGAAACTCCTTGTCCACGAAATTCAACTGCCGCTTCGGCATACGTTCACCATTACGCACGGCTCGACCAACGTACAACACAACTTGATCGTCGAACTGCGCGAAGGAGACATCAGCGGCTACGGCGAAGCGGCCACGGTAAACGACTACTACGCGGTTACGTCGGATAGCATGAAACAGGCGCTCGATGCGGTTCGCTCGACCGTTGAGAATGATGAACTGGACGACCCGACCAAACTCTGGGATCGGACTTTTCCCAAACTAAAAAACAATCGGTTCGCACTATGCGCGCTCGATGAGGCCGCACACGACCTATGGGGAAAAATCCGCGGCGCGCCGGTTTGGAAGCTATGGGGGCTGAGCATCGACAATATTCCGATGAGCGACTATACGATCGGCATCGACTCGATCGACAAGATGGTGGAAAAGCTCAGAGAGTTCGACGGCTGGCCGATTTACAAGATCAAGCTCGGCACCGATCACGATTTGGAAATCGTGCGGACGTTGCGCAAACACAGCGATGCCGTTTTTCGAGTCGATGCGAACACGGGTTGGACGGCTGATCAGACAATCGAGTATTCCCAAGAGTTGAAAAAGCTCGGCGTCGAATTCATCGAGCAGCCGCTACCGGCTGATCGATGGGATGATCACAAGCGTGTCTTTCGCGAATCGGCGCTGCCGATCATTGCCGACGAGAGTTGCATTATCGAGGAAGATGTCGATCGCTGCGTCGGCTATTTTCACGGCATCAATGTCAAGCTAACGAAAGCCGGAGGTATGACGCCCGCGAAGCGAATGATTGAGAAAGCGCGACAGAACAACCTGCAAGTGATGATTGGCTGCATGACCGAGTCGAGCGTCGGCATTTCCGCGATCGCTCAGCTTTTGCCGTTGTTGGATTATGTCGACATGGATGGCATCATACTGATTGCCAAAGACGTGGCGACGGGGGTTAAGCTCCACAAAGGGCGGCCGATGATGCCGAGTGTGAACGGCAACGGCGTCACATGGTTGGGTTCCATGAGCGAATTTCGCGAAGGATAG